TTAATCATATTCATATTTGTGATAGTTCCAAATATTGTTTTATTGTCTGCTTTCAGGAGCATAATGGTTTGCCAGAGTGGCTGGACTATATTTCATGTATGGCTCTTTTAGCTGTTTTCGGAATTCTTGGGGTAATATGTTAACCTTGAATCTTGTATTGTTTGTAAGATGTacttttgaattttgatggcaCCACAACAATAGTATTCTTCTAGTGCAGTTTCAATGTTATGTTTCCCAGTTGTTGTAATGATTAATACACTAGGCATGACTTAATACTTCAATAATTAAAACTTTAAAATATGTGGTTTGTTCAAGAGAAACACTAATAATAACTCTAACATCCATCCATGTGCATGTCTACCACAAATTTATGAAATAGTTGGGTCTATACTTAGTATGTGCTGCTTTTCATCCTTGTGGAAGATGATTAACAGTGTTAGGTATGTTCAGTGTAGAATGGTTTACCTGCATTTGAAAttgttttaataatttaattcaTACATTTTTTGCTTATAATGGAGAGCTTGTGAGAATTTTTTAACTGTGATCAGCACTATGTTAtctttttaatttcaaattttatgttAGCCCTGCAGTTATCTGCACGAATCTAATACACAAACTGTCTTAATAACTATGCAGGTTCTAACAAGATATTTACTGCAAAAGTTATTTGGCCCTGGGGTTGCCAATGTGACAAGCGACCAAACTATTCTTTACCCTGACCTTCCTTCTAATGTGGTATGTCTCCCTTATCATCTTCATTATTTTTGTGTCTTGGTGACATACAGATTTAGGTGTCTTAATAAAACCAACACTCGAGAATTGTATCGCCAGAAACATAACTTGAAGACATTATGGTAGTAACATGCTTAAAAGCAAATTGTGTTtaaattcttcatatctatTGCTATCTTAAAGATATAGAGAAAAATTTTGCTGCCTTTAAAGTTGCAGGTGGGTCCAAATAGCACTGCTTCTGTATTTGCATTTCTGAAAATGTTTAATATACAGGGCACACCATTGAAAAGTTTCTCTCAAGTGACACTTCAGTCCTTTATCTATTGagcaaaaaaattacaaattagtTTTGAACCTTGCTTCAGTACAGTATATCTGACAGAAGTTTCAAATTGCTGTCAGGTGAAAGTAAAACTCAAGTCCAATTAGTCCAATTGGTTGTTCATTCATAAGGAAACTGACTGAGATAATATGCTAATGCAATTCTGTTACATTTCATTTCAGGTTGGTTCATTTCTTATGGGATGGTTTGGTGTTGTATTCAAAGGAGACATATCTCATGTATCAGAGCATCTAGCCATAGCAATAACGACTGGTTACTTAGGGAGCCTTACAACTTTCAGTGGTTGGAATCAGGGTATGCTGCAACTCAGTGTTTCCGGCCACTGGGTTTACTCTTCACTTGGCTTTCTTATAGGTATGTAACTGCATTATTAAGAATGTTTTATAGGTTATAGGATTATAgctgtttctttctttcttcttttttctgtcAATTGGTAAGATGAATATGTTTTATAATTGGAATATTTCAGGTTTTTCTCTTGTTGTCATTTCCATCATATTTGGGACAGAAAGTGCCAAGGGTTTCAGGTGGCTTCTTAACAGGCTCAATATGTGTTCAGCAAATGGTAGCTCCAAAATCAACTACAAAGTAGACAGCTACCGCCTTCAATTGACACTTATGTTGATGTCCTTGGTGATCTTGGCTATATTATGGGGTGTTAGTGGTGCATTGGTGAAGGCTAAGTTCAAGCATGGTGGCAGTGCTGCTCAATTATGGATTGCTTGCATCGTTGGACCTTTTGGTGTGTGGATTAGATGGTTCTTAGCACGGCTCAACGGACGCGGGTTAGGAAAGGCAGGGTTGTATAAATGGGTTCCATTTGGGACTCTAATTGCCAATGTATCAGCTGCTTGTGTTATGGCTGCACTTGCTTGTGTCAAGACCGCAGTAAGTTTTTTTGTCTTTATTCATGTTCCAATTCTGCCATCTTTAATGCATTGGATAATGTCATAATAGGATCAGAATTAGATTTGAGAGCAAAACAAGTTACAACTTGTACTCTAGAAAATACAATTTTGATTCTTAAAATTCATATGTAGATTTGATTCTATTCATTCAGAAACAGAACCACACATGCACTTCATATGTAGTAAATATTTGTATAGATATTATTTAGCAGACCCCTCACAAGCATCAAGATAGACTCACCTAGACCATTAAAAAATGTGAGAGTAGGACTGAGTATTTTTTATCCAATTTTACTGGtgtctttttcatttttataattgcATTGGATAGTAACTCCTGAGTTCTATATGTGTTTGCTCATCCTGTTTCTTTTTTGAATCAAGATAATCTGCAATTCAGTTTTGGAGGTCGTAATAAACCAGTATTTACTTTGTTTGATGCAGGTGAACACCAGGAATTGTGACACTGTTGTAGGAGGAATACAGTTTGGTCTGATGGGGTGTCTGAGTACTGTTTCTACTTTTGTTGCAGAGATTAATGCAATGAGAGAAAGCAGACATCCTTGGAGAGCTTATGCATATGCTGCCATGACAATATGTGTTTCATTCTCTTTAGGAATCTTAATATACTGCATCCCTTATTGGACAAAGGGGTTTGACAACGACACGTAAGCATTAATGGAGGAACACAACACAATCTTGTTAAGAGTCACAAAGCTTATTGGGCAAATCAACCTATTGgaaagcaaaatatatatatgcgCATACCCTGCTGCTTCAGAGTTCAGTCACTGAGGGATCTTGTTGAGCTTGCAGTAAGCATAATCTTTGAAGTTCTTGGTCTTGTATTTTGGTGGGTTTTCTTGGTTAACAAGCTTTGGGTGAG
This is a stretch of genomic DNA from Lotus japonicus ecotype B-129 chromosome 1, LjGifu_v1.2. It encodes these proteins:
- the LOC130736579 gene encoding fluoride export protein 1 → MERMSRVDSSIRRGSFSMSSHISHHTDNNDDAESGSVSEAGDIGDRALRSRRFSESNSFRLSFDNRSENGAVSTLIQDGNRLQPNSSVMPLQIELTSPLSTDAVLISEEGAKDEHNGLPEWLDYISCMALLAVFGILGVLTRYLLQKLFGPGVANVTSDQTILYPDLPSNVVGSFLMGWFGVVFKGDISHVSEHLAIAITTGYLGSLTTFSGWNQGMLQLSVSGHWVYSSLGFLIGFSLVVISIIFGTESAKGFRWLLNRLNMCSANGSSKINYKVDSYRLQLTLMLMSLVILAILWGVSGALVKAKFKHGGSAAQLWIACIVGPFGVWIRWFLARLNGRGLGKAGLYKWVPFGTLIANVSAACVMAALACVKTAVNTRNCDTVVGGIQFGLMGCLSTVSTFVAEINAMRESRHPWRAYAYAAMTICVSFSLGILIYCIPYWTKGFDNDT